A DNA window from Candidatus Rokuibacteriota bacterium contains the following coding sequences:
- a CDS encoding type II secretion system protein, protein MFTNVKKMLAGTEREAGFTLVELLIVILIVGILSAVALPLYLGYTKDARLAEGKALGGSALTALSGCVQVKGSGSTCVVSEVRNRVGLSTGNTTYDGRWTLSSDTQLTVSTATPPVLDGKIAVSGVLGKNTEAMSLAFYADSTGVTLRCNTNDSTPPTSKTAGETC, encoded by the coding sequence GGCCGGGTTCACCCTGGTCGAGCTGTTGATCGTCATTCTGATCGTCGGGATCCTGTCCGCCGTGGCGCTGCCCCTGTACCTCGGGTACACGAAGGACGCGCGGCTGGCGGAGGGGAAGGCGCTGGGCGGGTCGGCCCTGACGGCTTTGTCGGGGTGCGTGCAGGTGAAGGGCTCAGGCAGCACCTGCGTGGTGTCCGAAGTCCGGAACCGAGTCGGCCTGAGCACCGGGAACACGACGTATGACGGGCGGTGGACACTGAGTTCGGACACGCAGCTGACGGTTTCCACGGCAACGCCGCCGGTCCTGGACGGCAAAATCGCGGTGTCGGGCGTGTTGGGCAAGAATACGGAGGCCATGTCGCTGGCCTTCTACGCGGACTCGACCGGCGTGACGCTGCGGTGCAATACCAATGATTCGACCCCGCCGACGAGCAAGACGGCTGGCGAAACCTGCTGA